A genomic stretch from Malus domestica chromosome 15, GDT2T_hap1 includes:
- the LOC103402000 gene encoding uncharacterized protein, whose translation MSTNEGFQGVSNCYVFKSQLQEYAQKVGMPTPVYETTKEGPSHAPSFKSTVIVNEVRYDSLPGFSNRKIAEQSAAEVALVELAKSADVDRSISQPIHETGLCKNLLQEYAQKMNYAIPLYECQKEETADKTPLFSCTVEIGGIRYVGAVAKTKKEAEIKVARTALLAIRSSNSESSKESVGNTQLTVVPCKKRQAAPITNSEETADVPKPKKPRPQKRKFKKKPTGDKAGQTQVQNEGNSEVNMGGSEISGSGANAHVQPMAAEAAPNTHEWVSHSHSEWEPGLIPCDNDVSATHGQSTASYFNHSDSQTHDLVAVPPSYHDAGAVLLPYHDSGEVPLSYGNTTPWATEANMAPGAGAGQAVSHASNSGVPYFEASTVTVGMNQSEDESKQGDSQTHDAVAAPPSYHDVAAVLLPYHDAGAVLLPYHDAGAVPFGNTTPWASEANMVPEAGAGAGCAVSHVSNSGVPYFETSTVTGGVNQSENEAKQVQHMC comes from the exons ATGTCCACAAACGAAGGCTTTCAAG GTGTTTCAAATTGCTATGTATTCAAGAGCCAGTTACAAGAATATGCACAAAAAGTGGGAATGCCTACACCAGTATATGAGACTACAAAAGAGGGTCCTTCCCATGCGCCTTCTTTCAAGTCTACAGTAATAGTAAATGAAGTCAGATACGATTCTTTGCCTGGATTTTCCAATCGTAAGATAGCAGAGCAGTCAGCTGCTGAAGTGGCTCTTGTGGAGTTAGCTAAATCTGCTGATGTTGATCGATCAATCTCTCAGCCTATT CATGAAACTGGCTTGTGCAAAAATCTGCTTCAAGAGTATGCACAAAAGATGAATTACGCTATTCCTCTATATGAGTGCCAAAAGGAAGAAACCGCTGATAAAACACCACTATTTTCATGTACGGTAGAGATTGGGGGAATTCGTTATGTTGGAGCTGTGGCAAAAACGAAAAAAGAAGCTGAGATAAAGGTAGCTAGAACTGCTCTTTTAGCTATCCGGTCAAGCAATTCTGAGTCATCTAAGGAATCAGTTGGGAACACTCAGTTAACTGTGGTTCCATGTAAAAAAAGGCAGGCAGCACCAATTACTAATTCCGAAGAGACTGCTGATGTTCCTAAACCAAAGAAACCTCGACCTCAGAAGAGGAAGTTTAAGAAGAAACCCACAGGAGACAAGGCTGGCCAGACTCAAGTACAAAATGAAGGCAACTCTGAAGTAAACATGGGTGGTAGCGAAATATCAGGAAGTGGAGCCAACGCACATGTTCAACCAATGGCTGCAGAAGCAGCACCAAACACTCATGAATGGGTGTCTCATTCTCACTCTGAATGGGAACCTGGTTTGATTCCCTGCGATAATGATGTTAGTGCTACACATGGGCAGTCAACAGCTTCGTATTTCAATCACAGTGACAGTCAAACTCATGATCTGGTAGCAGTTCCACCGTCATATCATGATGCGGGAGCAGTTCTTTTACCATATCATGATTCTGGAGAAGTTCCATTGTCATATGGAAATACAACGCCCTGGGCCACAGAAGCGAATATGGCGCCTGGAGCAGGAGCAGGGCAGGCGGTTTCACATGCAAGCAACTCCGGGGTGCCTTATTTCGAGGCTTCAACTGTCACGGTTGGTATGAACCAATCAGAAGATGAATCCAAGCAAGGTGACAGCCAAACTCATGATGCGGTAGCAGCTCCGCCGTCATATCATGATGTGGCAGCTGTTCTATTGCCATATCATGATGCTGGAGCAGTTCTATTGCCATATCATGATGCTGGAGCAGTTCCATTTGGAAATACGACGCCCTGGGCTTCAGAAGCGAATATGGTGCCTGAAGCAGGAGCAGGAGCAGGGTGCGCGGTTTCACATGTAAGCAACTCCGGGGTGCCCTATTTCGAGACTTCAACTGTCACGGGTGGTGTGAACCAATCAGAAAATGAAGCCAAGCAGGTGCAACATATGTGCTAA